One Bos mutus isolate GX-2022 chromosome 21, NWIPB_WYAK_1.1, whole genome shotgun sequence genomic window, TCTGGGTCAGAAGACCCCTACTGGGCTGCCTCAGGGCCCCAGGGACCCTAGGATCCCCCCAGTCATCTCCactctaccccacccccaccccagtccggGGTGCATTCTCAGGGTCACCCCCTCCCAGGGTAACTGCAGGGGCCTCCTCTTTCAACTCCTGCCCTTAAAAAGGGGTGATCATCCGTCCATCCCCACTCCCTCCCTGGATGCCCTGAAAGACTATACATCAACCTCAGACACAGCATCCATGTTCATTTCCAATCCCTTTTTCCCAGCTTGGAAGCTGCTAAGCAGTCTCCCAGGCCAGGAGAATCCTGCTCAGGTAGGGCTTCTAGATCTTTCCAGGACTCCCACCTGGATGGCAGCCCTGGAGCCCAACACTATGTTAATCTATTCTGTGGTTCCTCAATGTCACCCCACCTTGGAGTCATGCTGGGTCGCGGTCTCCCTTCCTCAATAAGGAAGTGTCACATGTGAAGGCAAAATGGGGGGAGGGGATTCATAACAGTCCCTACTCCCATATCATCCTGTCCCCATGGGCTTGCTCTCACCCCGTGGCTCCTCTCTGTTCACCCCTGAAGCTGCCCTCCtctgggtggggctgtgtccccTCAGACGGCAGCTCCTTCTAGTGATGCTGCGGGGAGGAGAGGCCAGGACACGTGTGCCTTCAGGTTGCTGTAAAAGGAGGCCGTGGCCCTGACGATGTCTCCTGTGTCCCAGAGCCCTGAGTTTTGGTCCTGGGATCCCACCCACGGGCCTGGTTGACCTGCTGGGCTATAGAACAAAGTGCTCAAACCcatggctttttaatttttatcttggaTTTCCACTGCTCCACTTTCAACCTTAGGGAAGGCACTTGACTcctggttttcccatctgtagaACAGGGTTAGCACAACAATAAACAGTTCCTTTCTGAAAATCTTTGGGGTCAGATATTCTCcagaattcagaatttttcagttttgacaGGTGACATGATACATATTCTCTATAGGACATGACACCCCACTGGGGTCTGAAAGCACTTTGGGATCAAACACATTACTGTTTCAGCAAATGGACTTTTGAACatttacactaagtgaaataagaaagaaggaagaaagtttagtcctcagtcatgtcctactctttgtgaccccatggaccatagcctaccaggctcctccatccatgggattttccaggcaagagtactggagtgggttgccatttccttctccagaggatcctcccgacccagggatcaaaccctgggtctcccacattgtaggcagacgctttaccgtctgagccatcagggaagtccatacaaAACTATAAATGATCTCCTGCCTGTTCAGCTCAGAATTGGTtaccaaacaattttttttaattgtttttctaatttgaagGTTTGTGATTGTAGAAAAAGACCacagtatactgtatttctgtagATATTGATGCGCagcaaaaagacataaaaatgttgGTGGTTTGAGGCCAGATCCAACTCATTTGTGAGATGAGACAAGTCTCCTGACAAGGCCAAAGGTGATGGGTGGGGACAGTCATTCTGGAGCAGCTGTGCTCTTACCTGAGTGTCTGAGCCACTGGTTCAAACTCCACAGATCCCGAGCCTCAGCCCTCATAGGGCCTGACCCTTTTCTGATCATCTCACTTAATCTACCTTCAGATCTGGATCTTTCTCTGATGAGTCCTAAGTGAAGACCACTCCATACTGGTGACTCTAACCTGCCAGACCTTCACAACACCATGTCTACCAGACGGATAATTCCTGAGGAAGATGATGTGGACACACTGTGCTGCTTCCTCCGCCTCCCGCAGGTGATCTCCATGTGTGTGGCCTTCTCCCTGGTGGCCAGCATGGGCAACGAGAGGGGGGCTATAGGTAACTGGTGCCTAGCCATCTGGTGCCTCTGTTTCTCCCTGTGACCGTCTTCATCTCTATGTTCGAGTGCTTTTACTACGACCGGATACTTCCTTTTTTCTGGTACAAATTACCCATCACCTATGCCTGCTATGCGACCCTTTTCTGCCTCTTGACCTCCATCATCTACCCCATCTTCTACGTCCAGTACCTGCCTTATGGTCCTTCCCGAGACCGGGCCATCGCTGCCTCTGCATTCTCCTGCATCGCGTGTGTGCTCTATGCCATAGATGTGGCCTACACATGGAAACACTATAAGTTGAAGAACATCCCCTGCTATGTGCACACATTACCAGGCCTGCTAAAGATTCTGGAGAGCGTTGTGGCCTGTGTCATCTTCGTCTTCATCAGCAACACCTCCCTGTACCTGCACCAGCCGGCCCTGAAGTGGTGCGTGGTCGTGTACTCCATCTGCTTCGTCCAGGTAGCCGTGGCCATGCTGCTGAAGCTGAGTGGCTGGGAGAACAGACTGCCCCTCCGGCTCCCCATTTTCCATCTGGGGCAGACCGTGCTCTCATTCCTCCTCTATGTCAGTGCCATGGTCCTCTGGCCACTCTACCAGTTTGACGAGAAGTTAGGTGGACAACCCCACTGGTACACTGATACGAGCTGCATTGATGAGCTTACCGACTATGGCTGCGTCTGGGACCAGCGACTGGCTGTGGCCATCCTGACAGCCATCAACCTGCTGATGTATGTGGCCGACCTGGTGTACTGGACCCGCCAGGTTTTGTAGGGACTGAGCACCAGCCCAGCACCCCTTATCCCCTCCACTCACAGGGAGTGTATTTGCAGAGCTCTGTTGAACCCTGATGCCCTCTTCCtggttccctctctccctcctcacgCCCTTCCCGTTCATCCCgctctcttttctgtttccttctctccatctgctctgtctccttcctATTTTCCTTGGCTGCCCATGTCCTATTTtgcttctttctcatctttttacATTTGCTGCTTTTTGCCCCTTTTCTGGTCATCCTTGGTTTTCTCGTCTCCTACATCCTGACCACCTCTccccattttccttcttctgatCTATCAGGACCTGagactccttccttctctgtctaccgcccctcccacctcctaagGTGCTGACTCCACAGCACACAGCCCTCTGTGCAGCTGTTCACACCCTGGGCCTCGGGAGGGGCCTCATTGCCAAAGTGTGTCTGTCCCCCGGGTGCCTTAGTTGCTGTGTGTTTCTGGGGTGGGAGTGATGGTGGGTAGCTAGGCATCGGGCCTCCTTTCTCCCAATAGAAGGCAGTGGATAGCGCACCTCCCCTTTAAGTAAAAAAAACATTCTGGAGGTCACTGATTCCCAATGGGCGAGAGTCCTGAAGCAGAGATTTTGGATCCCAGGGCCCAGCCTGATGCTCAGCCTCACCTGAGATTGGCTCCAAAATTCTTCCGAGCTTACTCAACACTGGCTGCCTAGAGGGCATCTTGAAGGAATTTTGGATGACTTCCACCCCCAACCAGTCTCTGGAATATCGAAAAAGAAGCTGGTGAAGAACCCCAGGGACTTGCAGACACCTGGCTGCAGTGTTGGTGAGGGGCAGTGATGGCCTCCTGCCTCAGTGATCACAACTGCAGGTCCTGCCTCTGCAGGGAGAAGAGCATGGTCACTGCAGCCTTATGTGATGCTAGCCtcagattattttttcctttctttttctgtcttctggtCAGGAGGCCAATAATTATTGGGTGACTTGTTCCTAAAGAGAAAGTTTCTTTTCAGAATTTCTTAGGCAGGTGGtttgggggtgggtgtggggtggtTGTTGCTGCCTCCATTGCCAAAGGAATTGCATTGCTTGAGTGTGAgaaacacacgtgtgtgtgtttctgtgtacctgttgctttctgctgctgcttcctgAGTTTCTGGAATCAGGTAAAATAAAcatagaattaaaattttttttctagatctTTTTGTTTCCATCAGCCTCTGCTGTCAATCATCAGGAAAAGACTTGTactctttctcacacacatagTGTTCTTTTTAATCTCAGTATAAAGATAAAGAGCGTCgtcaatggctcagcagtaaagaatccatgggcaatgcaggagacaatgcaagagatgccagtttgCTCCTTGGGTAAggtagatcctctggagaaaggcatggccacccagtccagtacacttgcctggagaatcccatggacagcagagccaggtgggctacagtccatggggtcactaagagttggacatgacagaagccaCTTGGCATGCATAtaaagatgaaagggaaaaaagcaaagaaacaaaaagcccaAAACAAAATCCACATATTCTAATACCCCAAATTGACCTAGAACTCAAAAGAGCCCTAGTCAGTTTTCACCCTCACCCAAATCTATGTTTTTGAGAATCACTCCCACTGACTCTCCACCTCCATCTGGACCAGAGCCTGGGGATGTGGCCCAGCCTGTGAGGCAAGAGGTTGGGCCCCACCCCAATGTCAACATCCTGCCCGCTACCTCTTAAAGGGGCCATGACAGCACCTCAAGGCCTCTCTTTAAAGATGTGTACTGGTGTGGATGTTCAGTGCacctgtgtgtgtacatgtgtgtgtgctcatgtcagtcagtcagttcagtcgctcagtcgtgtccgactctttgcaaccccatgaatcacagcacaccaggcctccctgtccatcaccaactcccggagtttaccaaactcatttccattgagtcagtgatgccatctaaccatctcatcctctgtcgtccccttcccttcctgccttcaatctttcccagcatcagggtcttttcaaatgagtcagctcttcacatcaggtggccaaaatattggagtttcagcttctacatcagtcctgccaatgaacacccaggactgatttcctttaggatggactggttggatctccttacacttcaagggactctcaagagtcttctccaacaccacagttcaaaagcatcaattcttcggtgctcagctttctttatagtgcaactctcacatccatacatgaccactggaaaaaccatagccttgactagacggacctttgttgacaaagtaatgtctctgctttttaatatgaggtctaggttggtcataactttccaaggagcaagcatcttttaatatcatggctgcaatcaccatctgcagtgattttggagctccaaaatataaagtcagccactctttccactatttccccatctatttgccatgaagtgatgggaccggatgccatgatcttagttttctgaatgttgagctttaagccaactttttcacgctcctctttcattttcatcaagaggctctttagttcttcttcactttctgccataagggtagtgtcatctgcatatctgaggtattgctatttctcccggcaatcttgatttcagcttgcttcctccagcccagcgtttctcatgacatactctgcataaaagttcaTATGCAACCCTGCAATGACACCAACAGCCCTATATAGTAACTGGTGATGAGAAATGCACCACAAGCCTTCTTCTCCTGTTTGCAGCCACAAAGCCTCAACCCCAGCATCCTAACATCACCAGGGCCAGAGGGGCCAGACAAGCAgagctgtgggggaggggaagggagtgaCCCCACTGCTGCCCCTCACTCCTGTACTGGGGTGAAGTGTGTGATCCTCACCCAGGGGCTGGATGGATGGAAGGGAAGGACTTCCAGGAGGTGGTCCCTGTGGCAGGAAAATCTTAagcaacaatgaaataaaattcctattttaagacaaaacaagaaaaatttaaattgaacATTTTGGGTCTGTCTGTTTCAGATTCTTCCCTCTCCTCTAGTGTGCATATTTCATCTGCATTATGCCTTAACCAGACCTCTTCAAGGGAAGAAATACCCATTTCACCACAAGGGTGACATTTTCTAGAGGAAGCCATGTAACTCCTTAGAAGATAGCACTGCTAACTTACTTAGGACCTGATTAATGTCTCTAGCTGTATTACTTGTGTTCTGCTTATTTTAAGGATTCATGCCTTATTTCTTGTATTAACAGATGTGTGATTAAGAATGTGATGAAAAATTAATGGTGACTAGGCCTCTTGAAATGATTCATATAATGTATATAGTTTATAAGATCCAGGATTGTAATGCAGTGACTATTCCCATATGGCTCTGTGGTAACGaacctgcctgttaatgcaggagacttgggtttgattcctaggtctggaagatgccctggagaaggaaatggcaacgcactccagtattcttgcctggaaaaccctatggaccgaggaggctggcgggctacagtccattggtctcaaagagtcagagacgacttagAGTCTAAACCACAACAACAGCTACAGATATGGGAATAAGCAACAGGAAGGAACCATTTGCTCAGGACTTGGGCCCAGACCACCTTTTTCTGGGAGCCTTTTTGTCCTCATTCAGTCCGATGACTTTAAGATTCCACTCATCAATAAATATTCTTGTTCCCCAAGTGTGCATGTGCCAGGCCCTATTCTAGACACTGGATAGAGAGCAGAAAACAGAACCAAGAGTTCTGGCCTCATGGAGCTTGCACTCTAGTACAGGAGACGTGCACATCAATACATAACATCAGTCAGTGGGCTATTAATGCCATGATAAAGGGAACACAGGTAAGAAGGGTTATTGGAGTGCCTGTTGGTGGGCAGGGGGCAAGGCTGCTCCATGGATGTGACGTTtaagaagaaactgaaagaagagtGTAGGCGAGGGAGGACAGCTCCCCAGTTCCTGTCTCCCGGCTGATCTCTACTGGGATCCAGAGTCATATACACCTGCCTCCTGATCTCCCCCTTCAGATGTCTCGGGACACGTCACACTCCGTATGTCCAGTCCCACCTCTTCAATCCCCCACTCCCAACACACGCTGATCCTTCCTCATGTTTCCATCTCAGTCAATGGCACCACCTTCCCAGATGCTCTTCACAATATGCTCCTGAACCCACCCACTCTTCTTCATCTCTAGACCACCTGGTCCAGATCCATCCATCCCCTCACCTGTACTCCTGCCATAAGCTTCTAGATGCTTCCTCTATTTCCATCCTTTCCCTCAAAGACTGGTTTGGAGTAAAGTCAAAGTACGATACTCTGAAGATTTCTGTTTGCTCCCTTAGGATGGAACACAGACTCCACAACATCACCCACCTGCAAAGCCCTGCAAGATCAGACCCCTTTCtacctctccagcctcctcccttgcCTCCAGCCACTGACAACTGTTTCTAGTTCTCTTGGTCATCTCAGAGCCTTTCACCTTATATGTCTACACACCACTCGCAACCCTGAACTGAGACCTGAGTTCAGCCAGGCTCACAGTAGTCCTGTGCTCAGTCTATGCTACTCTAGGTCTCAGTTTGCTCATCcagaaaatggagataacagCTCCTGCTTTTAGTCATAAAGGCTGTTAACTGCACCCTCCAGAGAACATCTCTGGCAGCATAATCAGCGAACAACTGTACTAGAAGGATACTGGATAGCTTGGAGAACTGCTAGAGAGGGACCAGCCTGAGAACGGGCTCAGACCAGAAATGAGGGTGCTGGACAGCCAGCTCACAGCCAAGGGCACTTGGTCCAGGCACCGTGGCCACTGGAAGCACACTGGATGCTCTGTAGGCCCTGCAGAAGGAATTCTGGTCTGTCTTTGTTTCTGTGTATACCTGTTCTTGTGTGTCCAGGCCCCAGTTGTGGGACAGGTCCAATACTTACCTGGCCTTTTCTTtcttgaggcttccctgatggctcagacagtaaagcatctgcctgcaatgtgggagacttgggttcgatccctggatcatgaagatactctggagaaggaaatggcaacccactctagtatccttgcctggaaatccccatggacggtggagcctgggatgctatagtccatggggtcacaaagagttggccacgactgagcgactgcactttcctttccttttctttcttattgagGGTCAGGCCCAGTCTCTCCCCAGGTTGCACACATTATGGGATTCTCCTCAAATATGCTGATGAGGTCAGGTCCTCAGTGATTTCCCTCCTTGGAGATATCCATCACAGAAGGTCAAGTGTTGTTAGGAGGATTAAATGGGACAAAACATGACTCAGAGATTCTCAAATATTCCCCCAAAAGGCAGAAGGGATGGAATGCATCCCAGTTGGTAGGTCCAGGCTACAGTCTGAGCTGTAAGCACTTGTATTCATTTCAGAAACATTTGCCATGGGCCAACAGGGCAGGTATTGACATAAAAGTTAAGAGAGGTgtcacacacagcacacactgcAGGTTAACCTCTGTTCTGGATGTTTTGTTCCTCCCAGCAGCCCATGAACTATGCACTCAGTGTCCCCATTATCACAGACACACAGTGGGTAACTAGACCAAGATCACACAattaggaagtggcagagctgggatttgaacccagtcaTGTGGGTGCAGGATCTTGTACTCGGATTGTCATTAATTTGTACCTTGTATTTCACAAAGATAAAACAGCCAATATTTTTTAGCACCAACAGTCCAAcacctccttggtggctcactaggtaaagaatccacatagaatgtgggagacctgggttggatccctgggtcggaaagatcccctgaaggaggtcatGACAAGAATCAGGACCAGGTATAACTGTGGAGACAACCGTGGACACTGGATCTGTCTCTCCctctgggtttccatttcctccttcactgCTTGGGATCAGTCCCTTCGTTCTCTCCCAGCAGAAGGAACATTGCTTTCCCTAAAGGAAACACGAACTCCCCAGTCAGGGCAAGAGTATATTCCGGCTGCTGAGCTGGACTCTGAAGAAGTGGAAAGTCAAGAATGTGCAGGAATAAGTGAGTCTGGGACACCTCAAACTGTAGGGGCACCTGGAAGCGATTTGGGTTTTTGACAAAAATCACTGGAGAGTTGGACGGACCCATGGAAAGTGACTGAGGAAACTCATGTTATGAAAGAGAAACACGTTCACCACCAAGCAGAGCTTGTGGGGAAGGAGGGTCTGTGTAATGAGGAAGCATGTGACCAATAAACAGGACCTAGCAGCCAAGAGGAAACAAGCAGAGAGGGTGGACAGAGGGGAGGGAGCCGGCTGCCATCGCCACATCTGAGTCTCCAAGACTGGCAAGTTCAGGGGCCCCGGGAAGAGGGGGGCTTGGAAGGACCAGAGGTCTCTGGCACCCCTCCTCCCTCTAGCAgatttgtccatggggattctccaggcaagaatactggagtgggttgccacgccctcctccagaggatcttcccaacccagggatcgaatccaggtctcccgcattgcaggcagattctttaccctctgagccaccagaaagccctCTCCATTTGTTTCTGTATTAATTTCCACCAAGGTTTGGGAGGCATCTTTGACCATTTTGTCTCAGAATGCTAGGAATGCTCATTTCCAGGTCAGGTGAGGATTTCTTTGATATACCACTCAAATGCTATTACTTATCTAGCCCTGGGAATAGCAGCCAAAGGCCTGTAGATCACCTGTCTCACTAGCCTGTCAGTTTCTGAGAAATGGTCCCTCCTATTGCTTCTTTCCATATCTAGAGTCATACTATTACAATCATGGGTCTTACAGGACTATATATTATATGAATTGTTTCAAGTAGTGTATTCattgttattttccattacagaCTCAATCACAGATCTGTTAATGCAAGAAACAAGAATCTTGTAAAATAGGCAGAATACCAGTAGCACAGCTATGACATTAATCAGGTCATCGGTAAGTAAGCACTAATACCCTCTAGGAGTTGCATGGCTTTCACTAGAAAAATTCATCTTTACggttgagcaggtatttctgcccTTGGGGACGGCTGGTGAATAATAATGCAGATGTACAGTGCAcagtggaggggagagaggaggtcaaaacaagcagagaaaaatactgtgctttttaagtttttctttgcttgctttaaaatatgaattttatttcagtcCTTCTTAAGATTTTTCCCATGATGTGGATCACCTCATGGCAGCCCTCCCCATTCACCCCTCCTCCACTGGGTGAAGATCACATGTTTCAGGAGCCAGGGGCAGCAGAGGGggtctttcccctcccctcccccacagccctGAGTGCCTGGCCCCTGGCTCTGGTGACATTAGGATGCTGGGCTCTGAGGCTCTGTGACTGAGGAGAGGAGATGGGTGGTGCCTTCACAGCCACCAGTTACTGTACAGGGTTGCTGGTCTCCATGCAGGGGAGCAgtgggcacacacacatgtacacacaagtACAC contains:
- the LOC106700607 gene encoding LOW QUALITY PROTEIN: myeloid-associated differentiation marker-like (The sequence of the model RefSeq protein was modified relative to this genomic sequence to represent the inferred CDS: deleted 2 bases in 1 codon) — protein: MSTRRIIPEEDDVDTLCCFLRLPQVISMCVAFSLVASMGNERGAIGNWCLAIWCLCFSVTVFISMFECFYYDRILPFFWYKLPITYACYATLFCLLTSIIYPIFYVQYLPYGPSRDRAIAASAFSCIACVLYAIDVAYTWKHYKLKNIPCYVHTLPGLLKILESVVACVIFVFISNTSLYLHQPALKWCVVVYSICFVQVAVAMLLKLSGWENRLPLRLPIFHLGQTVLSFLLYVSAMVLWPLYQFDEKLGGQPHWYTDTSCIDELTDYGCVWDQRLAVAILTAINLLMYVADLVYWTRQVL